A genomic window from Carcharodon carcharias isolate sCarCar2 chromosome X, sCarCar2.pri, whole genome shotgun sequence includes:
- the LOC121273317 gene encoding methyltransferase-like protein 7A — MAIVRFVLCLMVEILVLPVTILQYVGIWDSLYKRVFPHLMCRMTTTINDKMGKVKKELFDKLPEFASSSGLTILEVGCGSGANFQFYPWDCKVICTDPNPNFQRLLESSGAKNEHVKLEKFLVASGEDLSPVASASVDAVVCTLVLCTAENVDAVLKEILRVLKPGGAFFFIEHVAADKMTWLHFIQHVIQPAWRYFGDGCYLTRDTRASLEKANFSQLNVKNIVAPLTSLIKYQIVGYAVK, encoded by the exons ATGGCGATTGTTCGGTTTGTATTGTGCCTTATGGTAGAGATCCTGGTTCTTCCAGTGACCATTTTGCAATACGTCGGGATATGGGACTCTCTGTACAAAAGGGTGTTCCCGCATCTGATGTGCAGAATGACGACCACTATCAACGACAAGATGGGCAAGGTTAAGAAGGAACTCTTCGACAAGCTGCCAGAATTCGCCAGCTCCTCGGGGCTGACCATTTTGGAAGTGGGCTGCGGCTCCGGCGCAAACTTTCAGTTTTACCCCTGGGACTGCAAGGTCATCTGCACCGACCCCAATCCCAATTTCCAGCGCCTCCTGGAGAGCAGCGGAGCCAAGAACGAGCACGTGAAGCTGGAGAAGTTCCTGGTCGCCAGTGGCGAGGATCTGAGCCCAGTGGCGAGTGCCTCGGTGGACGCCGTGGTTTGCACCTTGGTGCTTTGCACCGCCGAGAACGTGGACGCGGTGCTGAAGGAGATTCTTCGTGTCCTGAAACCG GGGGGGGCATTCTTCTTCATCGAACATGTGGCCGCTGACAAAATGACATGGCTGCACTTCATTCAACATGTGATCCAGCCAGCATGGCGTTACTTTGGGGACGGATGCTATCTGACCAGGGACACTCGAGCAAGCCTCGAGAAAGCCAACTTCTCCCAGTTGAATGTGAAGAACATCGTTGCGCCTTTGACGAGTTTGATCAAATATCAAATTGTCGGGTACGCAGTCAAATAA